A single region of the Oncorhynchus tshawytscha isolate Ot180627B unplaced genomic scaffold, Otsh_v2.0 Un_contig_2903_pilon_pilon, whole genome shotgun sequence genome encodes:
- the LOC112267657 gene encoding zinc finger protein 501-like isoform X2 — MASVKLEDCSQTLELNVNIKDEEEEEEIGKSVAHVSPNLQSLGPDCDSGAQFVPQDPEMASVKLEDCSQTLELNVNIKDEEEEEEIGTSVNHGDHVETFSTSREQQQKDHRAKRSHPCPHCEEIFPFLSKLKVHLKIHRGENQYSYTDGEKNFTTSKTVTVHQRVHTGEKLFSCSDCVKCFTTSARLKVHQRTHTGEKPYSCSDCVASFSLLCNLKRHERIHTGEKLYSCSDCASSFSLLCNLKRHERIHTGEKPYSCSDCGNSYSLLGHLKRHQHIHTGEKPYSCSDCGKSFSRLGHLKTHKHIHTGEKPYSCSDCVKCFITSTELKVHKRTHTGEKPYSCSYCVKCFTTSTRLKVHKRTHTGEKPYICSNCAASFSLLCHLKRHETIHTGVKPYSCSDCAACFSLLCNLKRHERIHTGEKPYHCTDCEKRFYRLGHLKRHQCIHKGEKPHQLSQTS; from the exons atggcatcagtgaagctggaagactgcagtcaaacactggagctgaatgtcaacattaaagatgaagaagaggaggaggagattggGAAATCTGTTGCTCATG TGAGTCCAAACCTACAGTCACTGGGTCCTGATTGTGACAGTGGAGCCCAGTTTGTACCgcaggatccagagatggcatcagtgaagctggaagactgcagtcaaacactggagTTGAATGTCAATattaaagatgaagaggaggaggaggagattggGACATCTGTTAATCATG gagaccaTGTTGAGACATTCTCTACATCCAGAGAGCAACAGCAGAAAGATCACAGAGCTAAGAGGTCTCACCCCTGCCCACATTGTGAGGAAATATTCCCATTTCTATCAAAGCTAAAAGTACACCTAAAAAtacacagaggagagaatcaATATTCCTATACTGACGGTGAGAAGAATTTCACAACATCCAAGACTGTgacagttcatcagagagtgcatacaggagagaagctgttctcctgctctgactgtgtaaAATGCTTCACAACATCAGCTAGGCTAAAAgttcaccagagaacacacacaggagagaagccttactcctgctctgactgtgtggCGAGTTTCTCTCTACTGTGCAACTTAAAACGTCATGaacgtatacacacaggagagaagctttactcctgctctgactgtgcaTCAAGTTTCTCTCTACTGTGCAACTTAAAACGACATGaacgtatacacacaggagagaagccttactcctgctctgattgTGGAAACAGTTATTCTCTACTGGGCCACTTAAAAAGACACCAACatatacatacaggagagaagccttactcctgctctgactgtggaaagagtttctctcGACTGGGCCACTTAAAAACACATAAACatatacatacaggagagaagccttactcctgctctgactgtgtaaAATGCTTCATAACATCAACTGAGCTAAAAGTTcataagagaacacacacaggagagaagccttactcctgctcttaTTGTGTAAAATGCTTCACAACATCAACTAGGCTAAAAGTTcataagagaacacacacaggagagaagccttacatcTGCTCTAACTGTGCGGCAAGTTTCTCTCTACTGTGCCACTTAAAACGACATGAAACTATACACACAGGGgtgaagccttactcctgctctgactgtgcgGCGTGTTTCTCTCTACTGTGCAACTTAAAACGACATGAacgaatacacacaggagagaagccttatcacTGCACTGACTGTGAGAAGAGATTCTACAGATTGGGCCATTTAAAAAGACACCAATGTATACATAAAGGAGAGAAGCCTCATCAGCTCTCTCAGACCAGCTAA
- the LOC112239018 gene encoding zinc finger protein 658B-like isoform X10: MASVKLEDCSQTLELNVNMKDEEEEEKIGTSVSHGDHVETFSTSREQQQEDHRAKRSHHCPHCEETFPILSKLKIHLKIHTGENPYSCTDCGKRFTTSRNLTVHQSVHNGVKPYSCSDCGKSFSRMDFLKTHTRRHTGLKPYSCSECVKFFTTSAELKVHQRTHTGEKPYSCSDCGKIFSQLGPLKRHERIHTGVKPYSCSDCLKCFTTSAELKIHQRTHTGEKPYSCSDCGKTFSQLGPLKRHERIHTGEKPYSCSDCRNCFTTSGQLEVHQRTHTGEKPYSCSDCGKSFSLLFNLKTHERIHTGVKPFSCSDCVKCFTTSTDLKVHQRTHTGEKPYSCSDCGKTFSQLGTLKQHERIHTGEKPYSCSDCGKSFSQLGPLKSHELIHTGVKPFSCSDCLKCFTTSAELNVHQRTHTGEKPYSCSDCGKSFSQLILLKRHGRIHTRVKPYSCSDCVKCFTTSGQLKVHQRTHTGEKPYSCSDCGKSFSLLCNLKTHERVHTGEKPYSCSDCGKSFSLLCNLKTHERIHTGVIPHR, encoded by the exons atggcatcagtgaagctggaagactgcagtcaaacactggagctgaatgtcaacatgaaagatgaagaagaggaggagaagattgggACATCTGTTTCTCATG gagaccaTGTTGAGACATTCTCTACATCCAGAGAGCAACAGCAGGAAGATCACAGAGCTAAGAGGTCTCACCACTGCCCACATTGTGAGGAGACTTTCCCAATTCTATCAAAGCTAAAAATACACCtaaaaatacacacaggagaaaatcCGTATTCCTGtactgactgtgggaagagattcacaACATCAAGGAATCTGACAGTTCATCAGAGTGTGCACAATGGagtgaagccttactcctgctctgactgtgggaagagtttttctCGAATGGACTTCTTAAAAACACATACACGTAGACATACAGGActgaagccttactcctgctctgaatGTGTAAAATTCTTCACAACATCAGCTGAGCTAaaagttcatcagagaacacacacaggagagaagccttactcctgctctgactgtggaaagattTTCTCTCAACTTGGCCCCTTAAAAAGACAtgaacgtatacatacaggagtgaagccttactcctgctctgactgtttAAAATGCTTCACAACATCAGCTGAGCTAAaaattcatcagagaacacacacaggagagaagccttactcctgctctgactgtggaaagactTTCTCTCAACTTGGCCCCTTAAAAAGACATGaacgtatacacacaggagagaagccttactcctgctctgactgtagaAATTGCTTCACAACATCAGGTCAGCTAGaagttcatcagagaacacacacaggagagaaaccttactcctgctctgactgtggaaagagtttctctctattgtttaacttaaaaacacatgaacgtatacatacaggagTGAAGCctttctcctgctctgactgtgtaaAATGCTTCACAACATCAACTGACCTAAAAgttcaccagagaacacacacaggagagaagccgtactcttgctctgactgtggaaagactTTCTCTCAACTGGGCACTTTAAAACAACATGaacgtatacacacaggagagaagccttactcttgctctgactgtggaaagagtttctctcAACTGGGCCCCTTAAAAAGCCATGAACTTATACATACAGGAGTGAAGCctttctcctgctctgactgtttAAAATGCTTCACAACATCAGCTGAGCTAAACgttcaccagagaacacacacaggagagaagccttactcctgctctgactgtggaaaaagTTTCTCTCAACTGATTCTCTTAAAAAGACATGGACGTATACATACAAGagtgaagccttactcctgctctgattgTGTAAAATGCTTCACAACATCAGGTCAGCTCaaagttcatcagagaacacacacaggagagaagccttactcctgctctgactgtggaaagagtttctctcTACTGTGCAACTTAAAAACACATGAACGTgtacatacaggagagaagccttactcctgctctgactgtggaaagagtttctctcTACTGTGCAACTTAAAAACGCAtgaacgtatacatacaggagTTATTCCTCACCGCTGA
- the LOC112239018 gene encoding zinc finger protein 2 homolog isoform X7, producing the protein MASVKLEDCSQTLELNVNMKDEEEEEKIGTSVSHGLELSLRPVTSTVRTNPACLSPSTPSPNLHSLGPDCDSGAQFALQDPEMASVKLEDCSQTLELNANIKDEEEEEKIGESVSHGDHVETFSTSREQQQEDHRAKRSHHCPHCEETFPILSKLKIHLKIHTGENPYSCTDCGKRFTTSRNLTVHQSVHNGVKPYSCSDCGKSFSRMDFLKTHTRRHTGLKPYSCSECVKFFTTSAELKVHQRTHTGEKPYSCSDCGKIFSQLGPLKRHERIHTGVKPYSCSDCLKCFTTSAELKIHQRTHTGEKPYSCSDCGKTFSQLGPLKRHERIHTGEKPYSCSDCRNCFTTSGQLEVHQRTHTGEKPYSCSDCGKSFSLLFNLKTHERIHTGVKPFSCSDCVKCFTTSTDLKVHQRTHTGEKPYSCSDCGKTFSQLGTLKQHERIHTGEKPYSCSDCGKSFSQLGPLKSHELIHTGVKPFSCSDCLKCFTTSAELNVHQRTHTGEKPYSCSDCGKSFSQLILLKRHGRIHTRVKPYSCSDCVKCFTTSGQLKVHQRTHTGEKPYSCSDCGKSFSLLCNLKTHERVHTGEKPYSCSDCGKSFSLLCNLKTHERIHTGVIPHR; encoded by the exons atggcatcagtgaagctggaagactgcagtcaaacactggagctgaatgtcaacatgaaagatgaagaagaggaggagaagattgggACATCTGTTTCTCATG GACTAGA ATTAAGTCTGAGGCCGGTAACATCAACAGTGAGGACaaacccagcctgcctctctccttccacaccGAGTCCAAACCTACATTCACTGGGTCCTGATTGTGACAGTGGAGCCCAGTTTGCTctgcaggatccagagatggcatcagtgaagctggaagactgcagtcaaacactggagctgaatgccaacattaaagatgaagaagaggaggagaagattgggGAATCTGTTAGTCATG gagaccaTGTTGAGACATTCTCTACATCCAGAGAGCAACAGCAGGAAGATCACAGAGCTAAGAGGTCTCACCACTGCCCACATTGTGAGGAGACTTTCCCAATTCTATCAAAGCTAAAAATACACCtaaaaatacacacaggagaaaatcCGTATTCCTGtactgactgtgggaagagattcacaACATCAAGGAATCTGACAGTTCATCAGAGTGTGCACAATGGagtgaagccttactcctgctctgactgtgggaagagtttttctCGAATGGACTTCTTAAAAACACATACACGTAGACATACAGGActgaagccttactcctgctctgaatGTGTAAAATTCTTCACAACATCAGCTGAGCTAaaagttcatcagagaacacacacaggagagaagccttactcctgctctgactgtggaaagattTTCTCTCAACTTGGCCCCTTAAAAAGACAtgaacgtatacatacaggagtgaagccttactcctgctctgactgtttAAAATGCTTCACAACATCAGCTGAGCTAAaaattcatcagagaacacacacaggagagaagccttactcctgctctgactgtggaaagactTTCTCTCAACTTGGCCCCTTAAAAAGACATGaacgtatacacacaggagagaagccttactcctgctctgactgtagaAATTGCTTCACAACATCAGGTCAGCTAGaagttcatcagagaacacacacaggagagaaaccttactcctgctctgactgtggaaagagtttctctctattgtttaacttaaaaacacatgaacgtatacatacaggagTGAAGCctttctcctgctctgactgtgtaaAATGCTTCACAACATCAACTGACCTAAAAgttcaccagagaacacacacaggagagaagccgtactcttgctctgactgtggaaagactTTCTCTCAACTGGGCACTTTAAAACAACATGaacgtatacacacaggagagaagccttactcttgctctgactgtggaaagagtttctctcAACTGGGCCCCTTAAAAAGCCATGAACTTATACATACAGGAGTGAAGCctttctcctgctctgactgtttAAAATGCTTCACAACATCAGCTGAGCTAAACgttcaccagagaacacacacaggagagaagccttactcctgctctgactgtggaaaaagTTTCTCTCAACTGATTCTCTTAAAAAGACATGGACGTATACATACAAGagtgaagccttactcctgctctgattgTGTAAAATGCTTCACAACATCAGGTCAGCTCaaagttcatcagagaacacacacaggagagaagccttactcctgctctgactgtggaaagagtttctctcTACTGTGCAACTTAAAAACACATGAACGTgtacatacaggagagaagccttactcctgctctgactgtggaaagagtttctctcTACTGTGCAACTTAAAAACGCAtgaacgtatacatacaggagTTATTCCTCACCGCTGA
- the LOC112267657 gene encoding zinc finger protein OZF-like isoform X1, which yields MASVKLEDCSQTLELNVNIKDEEEEEIGISVSRVTSTVRTNPACLSPSTLSPNLQSLGPDSDSEAQFALQDPEMASVKLEDCSQTLELNVNIKDEEEEEEIGKSVAHVSPNLQSLGPDCDSGAQFVPQDPEMASVKLEDCSQTLELNVNIKDEEEEEEIGTSVNHGDHVETFSTSREQQQKDHRAKRSHPCPHCEEIFPFLSKLKVHLKIHRGENQYSYTDGEKNFTTSKTVTVHQRVHTGEKLFSCSDCVKCFTTSARLKVHQRTHTGEKPYSCSDCVASFSLLCNLKRHERIHTGEKLYSCSDCASSFSLLCNLKRHERIHTGEKPYSCSDCGNSYSLLGHLKRHQHIHTGEKPYSCSDCGKSFSRLGHLKTHKHIHTGEKPYSCSDCVKCFITSTELKVHKRTHTGEKPYSCSYCVKCFTTSTRLKVHKRTHTGEKPYICSNCAASFSLLCHLKRHETIHTGVKPYSCSDCAACFSLLCNLKRHERIHTGEKPYHCTDCEKRFYRLGHLKRHQCIHKGEKPHQLSQTS from the exons atggcatcagtgaagctggaagactgcagtcaaacactggagctgaatgtcaacattaaagatgaagaagaggaggagattgGAATATCTGTTTCTCGTG TAACATCAACAGTGAGGACaaacccagcctgtctctctccttccacactgagtCCAAACCTACAGTCACTGGGTCCTGATAGTGACAGTGAAGCCCAGTTTGCTctgcaggatccagagatggcatcagtgaagctggaagactgcagtcaaacactggagctgaatgtcaacattaaagatgaagaagaggaggaggagattggGAAATCTGTTGCTCATG TGAGTCCAAACCTACAGTCACTGGGTCCTGATTGTGACAGTGGAGCCCAGTTTGTACCgcaggatccagagatggcatcagtgaagctggaagactgcagtcaaacactggagTTGAATGTCAATattaaagatgaagaggaggaggaggagattggGACATCTGTTAATCATG gagaccaTGTTGAGACATTCTCTACATCCAGAGAGCAACAGCAGAAAGATCACAGAGCTAAGAGGTCTCACCCCTGCCCACATTGTGAGGAAATATTCCCATTTCTATCAAAGCTAAAAGTACACCTAAAAAtacacagaggagagaatcaATATTCCTATACTGACGGTGAGAAGAATTTCACAACATCCAAGACTGTgacagttcatcagagagtgcatacaggagagaagctgttctcctgctctgactgtgtaaAATGCTTCACAACATCAGCTAGGCTAAAAgttcaccagagaacacacacaggagagaagccttactcctgctctgactgtgtggCGAGTTTCTCTCTACTGTGCAACTTAAAACGTCATGaacgtatacacacaggagagaagctttactcctgctctgactgtgcaTCAAGTTTCTCTCTACTGTGCAACTTAAAACGACATGaacgtatacacacaggagagaagccttactcctgctctgattgTGGAAACAGTTATTCTCTACTGGGCCACTTAAAAAGACACCAACatatacatacaggagagaagccttactcctgctctgactgtggaaagagtttctctcGACTGGGCCACTTAAAAACACATAAACatatacatacaggagagaagccttactcctgctctgactgtgtaaAATGCTTCATAACATCAACTGAGCTAAAAGTTcataagagaacacacacaggagagaagccttactcctgctcttaTTGTGTAAAATGCTTCACAACATCAACTAGGCTAAAAGTTcataagagaacacacacaggagagaagccttacatcTGCTCTAACTGTGCGGCAAGTTTCTCTCTACTGTGCCACTTAAAACGACATGAAACTATACACACAGGGgtgaagccttactcctgctctgactgtgcgGCGTGTTTCTCTCTACTGTGCAACTTAAAACGACATGAacgaatacacacaggagagaagccttatcacTGCACTGACTGTGAGAAGAGATTCTACAGATTGGGCCATTTAAAAAGACACCAATGTATACATAAAGGAGAGAAGCCTCATCAGCTCTCTCAGACCAGCTAA
- the LOC112239018 gene encoding zinc finger protein 2 homolog isoform X5, with protein sequence MASVKLEDCSQTLELNVNMKDEEEEEKIGTSVSHGLELSLRPVTSTVRTNPACLSPSTPSPNLHSLGPDCDSGAQFALQDPEMASVKLEDCSQTLELNANIKDEEEEEKIGESVSHGRLELSLKPVTSTVRTNPACLSPSTLSPNLQSLGPDCDSGAQFALQDPEMASVKLEDCSQTLELNANIKDEEEEEKIGKSVSHGDHVETFSTSREQQQEDHRAKRSHHCPHCEETFPILSKLKIHLKIHTGENPYSCTDCGKRFTTSRNLTVHQSVHNGVKPYSCSDCGKSFSRMDFLKTHTRRHTGLKPYSCSECVKFFTTSAELKVHQRTHTGEKPYSCSDCGKIFSQLGPLKRHERIHTGVKPYSCSDCLKCFTTSAELKIHQRTHTGEKPYSCSDCGKTFSQLGPLKRHERIHTGEKPYSCSDCRNCFTTSGQLEVHQRTHTGEKPYSCSDCGKSFSLLFNLKTHERIHTGVKPFSCSDCVKCFTTSTDLKVHQRTHTGEKPYSCSDCGKTFSQLGTLKQHERIHTGEKPYSCSDCGKSFSQLGPLKSHELIHTGVKPFSCSDCLKCFTTSAELNVHQRTHTGEKPYSCSDCGKSFSQLILLKRHGRIHTRVKPYSCSDCVKCFTTSGQLKVHQRTHTGEKPYSCSDCGKSFSLLCNLKTHERVHTGEKPYSCSDCGKSFSLLCNLKTHERIHTGVIPHR encoded by the exons atggcatcagtgaagctggaagactgcagtcaaacactggagctgaatgtcaacatgaaagatgaagaagaggaggagaagattgggACATCTGTTTCTCATG GACTAGA ATTAAGTCTGAGGCCGGTAACATCAACAGTGAGGACaaacccagcctgcctctctccttccacaccGAGTCCAAACCTACATTCACTGGGTCCTGATTGTGACAGTGGAGCCCAGTTTGCTctgcaggatccagagatggcatcagtgaagctggaagactgcagtcaaacactggagctgaatgccaacattaaagatgaagaagaggaggagaagattgggGAATCTGTTAGTCATG GACGACTAGAATTAAGTCTGAAGCCGGTAACATCCACAGTGAGGACaaacccagcctgcctctctccttccacactgagtccaaacctacagtcactgggtcctgattgtgacagtggagcccagtttgcactgcaggatccagagatggcatcagtgaagctggaagactgcagtcaaacactggagctgaatgccaacattaaagatgaagaagaggaggagaagattgggAAATCTGTTTCTCATG gagaccaTGTTGAGACATTCTCTACATCCAGAGAGCAACAGCAGGAAGATCACAGAGCTAAGAGGTCTCACCACTGCCCACATTGTGAGGAGACTTTCCCAATTCTATCAAAGCTAAAAATACACCtaaaaatacacacaggagaaaatcCGTATTCCTGtactgactgtgggaagagattcacaACATCAAGGAATCTGACAGTTCATCAGAGTGTGCACAATGGagtgaagccttactcctgctctgactgtgggaagagtttttctCGAATGGACTTCTTAAAAACACATACACGTAGACATACAGGActgaagccttactcctgctctgaatGTGTAAAATTCTTCACAACATCAGCTGAGCTAaaagttcatcagagaacacacacaggagagaagccttactcctgctctgactgtggaaagattTTCTCTCAACTTGGCCCCTTAAAAAGACAtgaacgtatacatacaggagtgaagccttactcctgctctgactgtttAAAATGCTTCACAACATCAGCTGAGCTAAaaattcatcagagaacacacacaggagagaagccttactcctgctctgactgtggaaagactTTCTCTCAACTTGGCCCCTTAAAAAGACATGaacgtatacacacaggagagaagccttactcctgctctgactgtagaAATTGCTTCACAACATCAGGTCAGCTAGaagttcatcagagaacacacacaggagagaaaccttactcctgctctgactgtggaaagagtttctctctattgtttaacttaaaaacacatgaacgtatacatacaggagTGAAGCctttctcctgctctgactgtgtaaAATGCTTCACAACATCAACTGACCTAAAAgttcaccagagaacacacacaggagagaagccgtactcttgctctgactgtggaaagactTTCTCTCAACTGGGCACTTTAAAACAACATGaacgtatacacacaggagagaagccttactcttgctctgactgtggaaagagtttctctcAACTGGGCCCCTTAAAAAGCCATGAACTTATACATACAGGAGTGAAGCctttctcctgctctgactgtttAAAATGCTTCACAACATCAGCTGAGCTAAACgttcaccagagaacacacacaggagagaagccttactcctgctctgactgtggaaaaagTTTCTCTCAACTGATTCTCTTAAAAAGACATGGACGTATACATACAAGagtgaagccttactcctgctctgattgTGTAAAATGCTTCACAACATCAGGTCAGCTCaaagttcatcagagaacacacacaggagagaagccttactcctgctctgactgtggaaagagtttctctcTACTGTGCAACTTAAAAACACATGAACGTgtacatacaggagagaagccttactcctgctctgactgtggaaagagtttctctcTACTGTGCAACTTAAAAACGCAtgaacgtatacatacaggagTTATTCCTCACCGCTGA